A window of the Microvirga terrae genome harbors these coding sequences:
- a CDS encoding ABC transporter ATP-binding protein, producing the protein MFDVSKPWLNRVLEGGEKQYLKAVDGVSFDIAKGETFALVGESGSGKSTVARMVVGLLPPTSGTVAIDGVSMTSAAASAERQRLRRRIQMIFQDPYASLNPRWQVDRIVAEPIRAFRLIETERDIANRVGELLSLVGLHPADGGKYPHEFSGGQRQRIAIARALASNAEFIVCDEPTSALDVSVQAQILNLMRDLQDRLGLTYLFISHNLAVVRHMASRIGVMYLGRIVEISNGRELFAHPKHPYTRMLLDAVPDVGMTGRQRIPVRGEIPNPINPPSGCTFNPRCPFANDRCRAEIPPLLGGVACHAIHEGRLAVDAAA; encoded by the coding sequence TTGTTCGACGTCTCAAAGCCCTGGCTCAACCGGGTGCTCGAGGGGGGCGAGAAGCAGTACCTCAAAGCGGTCGACGGCGTTTCCTTCGATATCGCGAAAGGCGAGACCTTCGCCCTCGTCGGAGAATCAGGTTCGGGCAAGTCGACGGTGGCCCGGATGGTCGTGGGACTTCTGCCGCCGACGAGCGGGACGGTGGCGATCGACGGCGTCTCGATGACGTCGGCGGCTGCGTCCGCCGAGCGCCAGCGCCTGCGGCGGCGCATCCAGATGATCTTCCAGGATCCCTATGCCAGCCTCAATCCGCGCTGGCAGGTCGACCGCATCGTGGCCGAGCCGATCAGGGCTTTCCGGTTGATCGAGACCGAGCGAGACATCGCCAATCGGGTCGGCGAGCTTCTCTCCCTTGTCGGTCTCCATCCGGCGGACGGCGGGAAGTACCCGCACGAGTTCTCGGGCGGACAGCGCCAGCGCATCGCCATCGCCCGTGCGCTCGCATCCAATGCGGAGTTCATCGTCTGCGACGAGCCGACCTCCGCGCTCGACGTCTCGGTGCAGGCGCAGATCCTGAATCTCATGCGCGACCTGCAGGATCGGCTAGGGCTGACCTATCTGTTCATCAGCCACAACCTCGCCGTGGTGCGCCATATGGCGAGCCGCATCGGCGTGATGTATCTCGGCCGCATCGTCGAGATCTCCAACGGGCGCGAACTCTTCGCACACCCGAAGCACCCTTACACCCGCATGCTCCTCGACGCGGTTCCGGATGTGGGCATGACGGGCCGGCAACGCATTCCCGTGCGCGGCGAAATCCCCAACCCGATCAATCCGCCCTCGGGCTGCACCTTCAACCCGCGCTGTCCCTTCGCCAATGATCGTTGCCGGGCCGAGATTCCGCCGCTCCTGGGTGGCGTGGCCTGCCACGCCATTCATGAGGGACGTCTAGCCGTGGACGCGGCGGCCTGA